One Salvia splendens isolate huo1 chromosome 1, SspV2, whole genome shotgun sequence genomic window, TTTTCAGATTTCTTAGGCGTAGGGTCAGCACGAATTGCTGCATGAACCTTCTTGTACACCTCTTCAATGTTATCAGTGTCAATACCCCTCTTAATGTACTTACTAAAGTGAGACTGATACTTCTCAGGCTCGTCTTCAATCAGGGTCTGGATAGACATCATATAGTTAAATAAATTTGATCAAAGGAAACCTTAAAGCACATGAAAGAAGGCGGATGTAGAAATTTCTCAATTTTCCCTACACTGGGAAAAGGAAAAGTACATACGTTCATGTAGGAAGCAACATGGCCACCAAAAATGTACTTGCGGTGCACTTCAGCATCAAGCTGCTTGTTGTCCTTGCTAAATCCAGCAAACCGCTTATCACTGTGTGGGACATCGAGTCCACCATCCAGGGCTCCCTATAACACAACAAATCAAACTCTTGAAGCTTAAGAACTAGACAGTAAACATACAACACAATCTTCATATATACTAGTAATATACTCTCTCAAGTAATAGCTATAGAATATATTGCAGACAACAATGAAACATTTACAACTGTGCTACTTCACCTAAACAAAGCAAACAGTCATGCACACGTCACTCCATTCTTGAGAAAATTAATATGAAAAACacaatttcttgtaggaaaaaaTATTACACAAACAAGTGCCAAAACCAGCTTAATACCTTGAGGGCACCAAAAACACGGTTTCCAGTAGTAGTTTTGATAAGACCAACATCTAAAAGGGCACGGAAAGGCCTTCTGCTTTCAGCAGGCTCAACAGAATAATCCTCTCCTGTTGCCTGAAACGACAAAATTGGTATAAGAACTGAATTATATATCATCAAAAAGTAACTTTCTGCAACAATACAtgcaaacaaataaaatataaaaaggttACCTCCACATTTCCTTCATACTCCTCATCCAATTCAAGGGTCTTCAGAACGCGGCGGCTCAAAAGAAGTCCAGTGCAGTAAGCTGTCACATAACAACATTTCAAATAATTTCAGATAATTTTTATTACTAAGAGAAAAGATTATTCTAGATTCATACTAACCTGCAGCATAGTTGGTCAGCCCAACTTCTAGGCCATAACGAGGCAGCTCACGTGCATATGCAGCAGCAAGGACATGATCACCAGCAATGCTCGAAGACAAAATCTGGCAAATTATATCCTTGTTGGTCTAATAAAGATGTTAAGGCCAACATTACATCACACATGATAAATGATAAGCACAATCCAAACAATTAAGAGAGCTACAATCAGCGGTTGAATGTAAATGGTGaataaagataataaagtactaAATACAAATTTCTAGAGTGGGAAAAATTAAACACTACAGGCATCAGGATACAAATCGCACAACAAAGCGAAACTTTGGAGTGTTGTACTTGTTTTTATCCTGATTGATCATGCGAATCCTTGCCCGATAATCAGTCTTCCCCTCTAAATTGAGAAATATCATGATTAAGTTaaatcaaaaaggaaaaaaaacccTCACATCAGTTGAGAGAAACATATCTTTGTTGCTCACCTCTTCTTCTCTTGTACTTAACTTGGAAACGCTTGAAGTACGCCTTTGACTTTTGTGCTTTGACGAAAGCCTAAAGGTAGCAAACACCCATTAGCATATACAAAGACATAACCTAAAACATCGACCAGTATCCAATTCCAGGAGTCCAAGCATATGTCAACACTAAAAATAACTGTAAAAGCACAATTGTATTTCCTCTAAGCCTTCAAATTACATGGGAAACACTCAGAATTCAGAATGCAATATAAAATGCCGTGCTCTATTCAAATTCAGTTAAAAATAACACTGATTTACATGTTAACAATATCAATTACTAAacccaaaaaaatattaaaagcgACGACGGCCTAAAACGAATAATGTCGACAATAACTGATGAAATAATAGGAGTTCATCCCTCAATTAATCAACCCATACAAAAAGCATATATAGTTCTAGTCGAGAACAAGAGctaatcaaaatcaaatcttaCACAATTTCAAGCATCTAAACTAAACTGAAATGACAGCCAACAATAGGATCTTGTCCTAAAACAATCAATGCGGCTCAGTAACAATGAGTTTGTTCGATACAAAGGCAAAATAGCCTAGTTGAAAAGCAATTAGACGGGAATGGCGTTGAGTTCATAAAAAAGCTTACCATTTTCACCAAACAGCGGTGAGCTCGACAGGAGGGAGAGAGGAGACAGGAATTACAGACGCGGAAGATATAATAGAGCAAAACCCTAACACCTAATATGGGCCGCCAATATAAAACCCAACACGATAATTATTGGGCCTCTATTTTGGATAATAAAAATTCCACTCATTAAATTCTCATTTGATTTTCTCATTTTAGATAGGTGGAACGTACTACTCAACTAAATCAGTAGACAATCTCAT contains:
- the LOC121797557 gene encoding 60S ribosomal protein L5-like, giving the protein MAFVKAQKSKAYFKRFQVKYKRRREGKTDYRARIRMINQDKNKYNTPKFRFVVRFTNKDIICQILSSSIAGDHVLAAAYARELPRYGLEVGLTNYAAAYCTGLLLSRRVLKTLELDEEYEGNVEATGEDYSVEPAESRRPFRALLDVGLIKTTTGNRVFGALKGALDGGLDVPHSDKRFAGFSKDNKQLDAEVHRKYIFGGHVASYMNTLIEDEPEKYQSHFSKYIKRGIDTDNIEEVYKKVHAAIRADPTPKKSEKKQPTEHKRYNLKKLTYEERKNKLIERLNALNAAAGNDDDDDEEEDDE